One Edaphobacter flagellatus genomic region harbors:
- a CDS encoding DUF427 domain-containing protein — translation MAKAVWNGQTLAESETYETVEGNIYFPDETVKREFLRPSSTTSSCPWKGQARYYTIVVDGQENQDAAWYYPDPKPAARNVKHHIAFWRGVEVTK, via the coding sequence ATGGCGAAAGCAGTTTGGAATGGTCAGACCCTGGCCGAAAGCGAAACGTACGAGACCGTTGAAGGCAACATTTACTTTCCCGACGAGACCGTAAAGCGGGAGTTCCTCCGTCCCAGCTCCACCACCTCAAGCTGCCCCTGGAAGGGCCAGGCCCGCTACTACACCATCGTCGTCGATGGACAGGAGAACCAGGATGCCGCCTGGTACTATCCCGACCCCAAGCCTGCGGCGCGTAACGTCAAGCACCACATCGCCTTCTGGCGCGGCGTCGAAGTCACCAAGTAG
- a CDS encoding cupin domain-containing protein: MRRWCAALGIGLPVAALGVVIAQQNLSQRFPQFENEDVKVWRSVIATGTPLPLHHHDHGRVIIPLKGGKIDVVEQDGSTEHHVWEAGKAYWLPKNAPNTMHKDVNVGGSQVVVMVVELKKD; the protein is encoded by the coding sequence ATGCGCCGATGGTGTGCAGCACTAGGGATTGGTTTGCCTGTCGCAGCGCTGGGAGTTGTGATCGCCCAGCAGAACCTTAGCCAACGATTCCCGCAGTTTGAAAACGAGGATGTAAAAGTATGGCGATCGGTGATCGCTACCGGCACGCCGCTGCCCTTGCATCACCACGATCATGGCCGGGTGATTATTCCGCTGAAGGGAGGGAAGATCGATGTGGTGGAACAGGACGGCTCCACGGAGCACCACGTGTGGGAGGCAGGCAAGGCCTACTGGCTACCGAAGAATGCACCCAACACGATGCATAAGGACGTCAACGTGGGCGGCAGCCAGGTGGTGGTGATGGTGGTCGAGCTGAAGAAAGACTAA